The following proteins come from a genomic window of Leishmania major strain Friedlin complete genome, chromosome 17:
- a CDS encoding hydrolase-like protein yields MVVRVRDCPASQMQIDICYQCFGNPDDGLPAVLLIGGLNMQLTAWDESFCESLVYAGFYVIRYDNRDIGYSTKIENCGKIKAPMLLLPGRAAKWLGEELPYQLEDMAADAWALLDALHIPCAHLFGISMGGMIAQLAALQAPERTMSLTSVMSSTNAPDLPEPELWVKLWMLRWPPRNCTVDELLEFRVHSLRHLLRYALPPDGEYLKRRFLMSLRRSSYADGLVRQAAAIRRAAGRDALLQQLHVPALVVHGVHDVVVPPMNGYRTATMLPYARLLVLKSMGHYFHPAFFSTIIAVFVDMAASTDPAKRHLRPVLPITSGDSADDRGAGGKSASVEELGACDYEDEPSGEPGDAIDPKTRMMASLGEYIVPVVADAESPIGKAVCRSVMVAIPGGNSNPAVPEAVIVENLFQRDPYAAVSVPTPAIAKRPVPSSSPQSAKQRAAPAVSTGDGLMIASLRDARRKVQRSSSRAAKLRSSPPPSRMEGAKPFVSCSPSRWHELEPFPQRRAAAAAVGGAGISELSRGGRPSAEKTATGFPGSFSSASSSVAALAVETPACSAVKAAEAAEAPLWHRLPRFHPVVAGVTVEEYLRTHPTAPKGSGIIPATAAGSTAVAGAGRASETAAAVQANDDATLSVSAANGAVAPRDAALAASPMAPTVAVTGGGAVTVKAAHDESPSLSPASRVSSEERRADEAFLHSEAPQDVVKASSFTSL; encoded by the coding sequence ATGGTGGTGAGAGTGCGCGACTGCCCCGCTTCCCAAATGCAAATCGATATCTGCTACCAGTGCTTCGGCAACCCCGATGATGggctgccggcggtgctgctgatcGGCGGCCTCAACATGCAGCTCACCGCGTGGGATGAGTCCTTCTGCGAATCTCTTGTGTACGCCGGCTTCTATGTGATCCGCTACGACAACCGCGATATCGGGTATTCCACCAAAATCGAAAACTGCGGTAAGATCAAggcgccgatgctgctgctgcccggcCGCGCGGCCAAGTGGCTCGGCGAGGAACTCCCTTATCAGCTGGAGGACATGGCGGCAGACGCTTGGGCGCTTCTCGACGCACTGCACATCCCCTGCGCGCACTTATTCGGCATCAGCATGGGGGGAATGATTGCGCAGCTGGCGGCACTGCAGGCGCCAGAGCGGACGATGAGTCTCACGAGTGTCATGTCGTCGACGAACGCGCCGGACCTTCCGGAGCCGGAGCTGTGGGTGAAACTTTGGATGCTGCGCTGGCCACCGCGCAACTGCACCGTCGATGAGTTGCTGGAGTTCCGCGTCCActcgctgcgccacctcctccgctaCGCCTTGCCCCCCGACGGCGAGTACCTGAAGAGGCGGTTCTTGATGTCGCTGCGGCGTAGCTCCTACGCGGATGGGTTAGTGCGGCAGGCCGCCGCGatccgccgcgccgccgggcgcgatgcgctgctgcagcaactACACGTCCCCGCCCTTGTCGTGCATGGTGTGCATGATGTTGTGGTGCCGCCGATGAACGGCTATcggacggcgacgatgtTGCCGTATGCGCGGCTGCTCGTGCTGAAAAGCATGGGCCACTATTTCCATCCGGCCTTCTTTTCGACTATCATTGCTGTATTTGTGGACATGGCAGCCTCGACAGATCCTGCGAAGCGACACCTGCGCCCGGTGCTGCCGATAACGAGCGGCGATAGCGCCGACGACCGGGGCGCGGGGGGGAAGTCAGCATCGGTGGAAGAGTTGGGCGCTTGTGATTACGAGGATGAGCCCTCTGGCGAGCCAGGCGACGCTATAGATCCGAAGACACGCATGATGGCGTCACTGGGCGAATACATTGTGCCGGTCGTCGCAGATGCTGAGTCTCCGATCGGAAAGGCGGTCTGCCGGTCAGTCATGGTGGCCATACCGGGTGGCAACAGCAACCCAGCCGTGCCGGAGGCCGTCATAGTGGAGAACCTTTTTCAGCGTGATCCCTACGCAGCGGTGAGCGTGCCGACACCAGCCATCGCGAAGCGCCCagtgccgtcgtcgtcgccacagtCGGCAAAGCAGCGGGCCGCACCTGCGGTATCCACTGGTGACGGGCTGATGATCGCTTCGTTACGGGATGCCAGAAGGAAAGTGCAGCGGTCGTCGTCTCGGGCTGCCAAGCTGCGCTCATCTCCTCCGCCATCACGCATGGAAGGCGCTAAGCCGTTTGTATCGTGCAGCCCCTCGCGCTGGCATGAGTTGGAGCCGTTCCCTCAGCgcagggctgctgctgctgctgtgggcgGAGCTGGCATATCGGAGCTCAGCAGAGGTGGTCGTCCTTCGGCTGAGAAGACGGCGACAGGGTTCCCCGGCTCTTTCTCgtcggcatcctcctcggtAGCTGCCCTGGCTGTGGAGACGCCCGCTTGCTCGGCCGTTAAAGCCGCCGAGGCGGCTGAGGCACCGCTGTGGCATCGACTTCCTCGTTTCCACCCAGTGGTGGCGGGAGTCACCGTGGAGGAGTACTTGCGCACGCATCCGACAGCGCCAAAGGGTAGCGGCATTATacccgccactgctgcgggCAGCACGGCGGTTGCCGGGGCTGGAAGGGCGAGCGAGACGGCTGCAGCCGTCCAGGCAAACGACGACGCGACACTCTCCGTTAGCGCGGCGAATGGTGCAGTGGCGCCTCGTGATGCGGCTTTGGCAGCTTCACCAATGGCGCCCACTGTTGCGGTCACCGGGGGCGGTGCGGTAACAGTCAAAGCAGCGCATGATGAGtcaccttccctctcccccgcgTCCCGCGTCTCATCGGAGGAGCGACGCGCTGATGAAGCCTTCTTGCACTCCGAGGCGCCGCAAGACGTTGTCAAGGCatcctccttcacctccctGTGA
- a CDS encoding putative ubiquitin hydrolase, translating to MSHGRRMLEAQAQKERTSGTSEDCRLDDGHLRNGSRAFNDDGTPVRPSRGGARPSGSDRGRDDGHDDTALVSPPPRPSVRLGFGRAGDGSASASSVATAAGSALGATVAETANRQQRISGIGPSPAAPFSCARLAVPRRLQSSDAAEGVRVSAARHIDVDAEEGENDDNVRKMRGTLAEAATRGSPRRKGGGGRDDSLAGGDSAQRCMSSEARSRSRTGGSGHSSASGLRYPVSRVNASASTATLSAAPHDLPSPLDRSRTGSRSPPPMTALQKASASTSLFRQPRATPLPAPITAAVLRPSNTESRASPTPDTGTATAVTHAARQPPPLRQESSSRSAGGPGFTTAMAPAAKTPPLQMLISPASPPLRAGVSPRMLPLHPTRADASTASMFLSRAASASTVTTTVATTPSSSQAQLPPPVGSQVSPYELQQHQPYPMPPTPSSTAAAVMPSRFVVHHDIGDLAGDAAGEDRAATEAEPYTLLRSTKPLSQKSEPAEATTAGPGWQSAPPSPLPTSAELLARPRLPLLPEATVPYDEVGITPLANRVDRRIYPFMRDFSGFHNTGNDCYGCSLLTMLLRSEVFRRALHASPLVCAMRRYEALLTGKVERRVLWTSGYVNAAAETKAKKTAARKRARAAGWSADASDDGRQTEEASVAGVCGLPDTTPRAPAETLAHAQYVWRPTADVQHTLDVLDTFSLSELEDVLEVDLEAQCVPATLHGALAALARAQRWREHMTTLVNMPQMQAAERQRLLEAKIYHDNDRDFDGQVYTYGIRLNAVANLFDGEFFLGDQEDAHELFVSVMAKLETEAVKFQHRCDEVLERRSSVTPTEGSNAEDEVDEEVESGEGRPDNEEGASFAEKRLLHGARASSASSMSPSDVPAAASPPKQRRLSVSTTAGEVWINTLVQTRLLNIIRCRTGECRHEIVTDEVCVNLSVHIPEAPLTSPPPAPPLPPRSCFPAQPPPLSPTPIVPSSSIAASVAAPLPAVDGEGGRGCSLANLLHDSMAYEALSEYRCDCCGSRTSQFQGGCFYTRPPPLLVLQLKRFATQFVNGTIIIQKNSRRVAVEDKLVIHALPSAGEWHAGQRRRERQHRCSLDPVEPIEVTEAVEDAREGAGCCPYYDPDKKCFSAALQEACDVSGGGGLAGRDGLKDEKHDGTGDDFLTTLAAAAPPSSLVRAIRCLYRLRSCVLHLGQSLHYGHYVSDFAVDGEEDGDDGETARTCCTAEQEAGVSSTSQATLNSCSAARRRWRRANDERVEVLSDEVVQARRAGCSDTYLLLYERVEEERVWCPVEAVLPTPVYRSSEGDKT from the coding sequence ATGAGTCATGGTCGGCGTATGCttgaggcgcaggcgcagaaGGAGCGTACGTCCGGCACCAGTGAAGACTGCCGGCTGGACGACGGGCACCtgcgcaacggcagccgcgccttCAACGACGACGGAACGCCGGTGCGACCCtcacgcggcggtgcgcgcccAAGCGGTAGCGACCGCGGCAGGGATGACGGACACGACGACACCGCCCTcgtctccccaccccctcgcccgAGCGTGAGACTTGGATTCGGCCGCGCTGGTGACGGTAGCGCGAGTGCCAGTAGCGTTGCTACcgcagcaggcagtgcgctCGGGGCTACCGTGGCCGAAACTGCCAACCGCCAACAGCGAATCAGCGGCATCGGACCTTCTCCCGCTGCACCATTCTCCTGCGCTCGCCTGGCCGTGCCACGTCGACTGCAGTCGTCGGACGCGGCGGAAGGCGTGCGCGTCAGCGCGGCTCGGCACATCGACgtggacgcggaggagggggagaatGACGACAATGTCAGGAAAATGCGCGGCACTctcgcggaggcggcgacaaGAGGCTCACCAAGGcggaaaggaggaggcggccgagACGATTCGCTGGCCGGTGGTGACTCGGCACAGCGCTGCATGTCTTCTGAGgcccgcagccgcagccgcacgggcggcagcggccactcCTCTGCGAGCGGCTTGCGCTATCCCGTGTCGCGAGTGAACGCTTCGGCCTCGACTGCGACGCTCTCAGCGGCTCCGCATGATCTGCCAAGTCCTCTCGACCGAAGCCGTACCGGAAGCCGCTCACCGCCACcgatgacggcgctgcagaaggcATCGGCTTCTACTTCTCTATTTCGTCAGCCTCGCGCGACCCCTCTACCGGCGCCAATAACTGCCGCCGTTCTTCGCCCGAGCAACACGGAGTCTCGTGCAAGCCCAACGCCCGACACGGGCACAGCAACCGCGGTAACCCATGCTGCTCgtcagccaccaccactacgACAGGAGTCATCGTCGCGGAGCGCTGGCGGCCCAGGCTTCACAACGGCGatggcaccagcagcgaaaACTCCTCCGTTGCAGATGCTCATATCACCGGCTTCTCCTCCGTTACGGGCTGGGGTGTCGCCGCGCATGCTTCCGCTGCACCCTACCAGGGCGGATGCCAGCACCGCGTCCATGTTCCTCTCCCGTGCGGCCAGCGCAAGCACCGTCACCACTACGGTGGCCACGactccttcctcctcgcaGGCGCAGCTTCCGCCGCCGGTCGGCTCGCAGGTGTCGCCTTATGAGTTGCAACAGCATCAGCCGTATCCGATGCCGCCCACGCCGTcgtccacggctgctgcagtcATGCCATCCCGCTTCGTTGTGCACCACGACATTGGCGATCTCGCTGGGGACGCCGCCGGGGAAGACCGCGCCGCAACAGAGGCGGAACCGTACACTCTTCTCCGCTCTACCAAACCGCTTTCTCAGAAAAGTGAGCCTGCAGAGGCGACGACTGCTGGGCCTGGGTGGCAgtcagcgccaccgtcgcctcTGCCGACAAGCGCTGAGCTGCTAGCCCGTCcgcgactgccgctgcttccggaggcgacggtgccgtACGACGAAGTGGGCATCACCCCGTTGGCGAACAGAGTGGACCGCCGTATCTATCCCTTTATGCGTGATTTCAGTGGCTTCCACAACACTGGCAACGATTGTTACGGCTGCAGCCTGCtgacgatgctgctgcgcagtgAAGTGTTTCGTCGTGCGTTGCACGCCTCACCGCTCGTGTGCGCGATGCGGCGCTATGAGGCTCTCCTGACGGGTAAGGTGGAGCGGCGTGTGCTGTGGACGAGCGGGTACGTCAACGCTGCAGCGGAGacgaaggcgaagaagacggcggcgcggaAGCGCGCCCGGGCTGCTGGATGGTCTGCCGATGCCAGTGACGACGGTAGACAGACGGAGGAAGCGTCAGTTGCGGGTGTCTGCGGCTTGCCTGACACCACGCCAAGAGCTCCGGCGGAAAcgctggcgcacgcgcagtACGTGTGGCGCCCCACTGCAGATGTCCAGCACACGCTCGACGTCCTCGACACCTTCTCCCTGAGCGAGCTAGAGGATGTGCTAGAGGTGGATCTGGAGGCTCAGTGCGTCCCCGCTACGCTGCATGGCGCGCTCGCCGCACTTGCACGagcgcagcgctggcgtgAACACATGACGACGCTCGTGAACATGCCACAgatgcaggcggcggagcggcagcgccttctgGAGGCGAAGATTTACCACGACAATGATCGAGACTTTGACGGGCAGGTTTACACGTACGGCATTCGACTCAACGCCGTGGCCAACTTGTTTGATGGCGAGTTCTTCCTCGGTGATCAGGAGGATGCGCACGAGCTGTTCGTGTCGGTCATGGCGAAGCTGGAGACTGAGGCGGTCAAGTTTCAGCATCGGTGCGATGAAGTACTCGAGCGCCGCTCCTCTGTCACCCCAACGGAGGGGAGTAACGCGGAGGACGAagtcgacgaggaggtggagtcgggggaggggaggccCGACAACGAAGAGGgggcgagcttcgcggagAAGCGTCTGCTGCACGGGGCTCGCGcatcctccgcctcctccatgaGCCCATCGGATGTTCCGGCTGCTGCTAGCCCACCGAAACAACGCCGCCTGTCTGTCTCTACAACCGCGGGGGAGGTGTGGATCAACACGCTTGTGCAGACGCGACTCCTCAACATCATTCGATGCCGCACCGGCGAGTGCCGCCACGAGATCGTCACAGACGAGGTCTGCGTGAACCTCTCCGTGCACATTCCAGAGGCGCCCCTGACATCTCCGCCACCCgcgccacctctgccgccACGGTCGTGCTTccccgcgcagccgccgccgctttcGCCCACGCCCATCGTTCCCTCATCCTCGATTGCGGCGTCTGTGGCAGCCCCGCTGCCAGCTGTGGATGGAGAAGGTGGCCGGGGCTGCTCCCTCGCGAACCTCTTGCACGACTCCATGGCGTACGAAGCGCTGAGCGAGTACCGGTGTGACTGTTGCGGCTCGCGGACCTCTCAGTTCCAAGGCGGGTGCTTCTACAcacgtccgccgccgctgctggtgctaCAGTTGAAGCGGTTCGCGACCCAGTTTGTGAACGGCACCATTATCATCCAGAAGAATAGCCGCCGTGTCGCGGTGGAGGACAAGCTGGTAATTCACGCGCTGCCCAGTGCAGGGGAGTGGCATgcggggcagcggcgacgggaGCGGCAACACCGGTGCAGTCTGGACCCCGTGGAGCCCATAGAGGTGACCGAGGCAGTGGAGGACGCGCGTGAGGGCGCGGGGTGCTGCCCATACTACGACCCCGACAAGAAATGCTTCTCTGCCGCTCTGCAGGAGGCCTGCGACGTGAGCGGGGGCGGTGGACTGGCAGGGCGGGATGGTTTGAAGGATGAGAAGCACGATGGCACGGGCGACGACTTCCTCACGactctcgctgctgcagctcctccctcttctcttgtGCGGGCCATTCGGTGCCTTTACCGCCTGCGGAGCTGCGTCCTGCACCTCGGCCAAAGCCTCCACTACGGCCATTACGTGTCGGACTTTGccgtcgacggcgaggaggatggCGACGATGGGGAGACTGCCAGAACGTGCTGCACGGCGGAGCAAGAGGCAGGTGTAAGCTCCACCTCTCAGGCGACGCTGAATTCTTGCAGtgctgcacgacggcgctggcgccgcgcgAACGACGAGCGGGTCGAGGTGCTCAGCGACGAAGTGGTGCAGGCCCGCCGTGCCGGCTGCTCCGACACCTACCTTCTTCTATACGAGAGGGTCGAAGAGGAACGGGTGTGGTGCCCTgtcgaggcggtgctgccgacgccTGTCTATCGAAGCTCCGAAGGGGACAAGACTTGA
- a CDS encoding 3-oxo-5-alpha-steroid 4-dehydrogenase-like protein, which produces MSADARIAIIAVVHLALTWVLLRYIADSAMPFYVYREDSSSAGAAHGASVHTAATHEWDLWPPFLVPSQEAYVAQLARQQRATSAADAVALNSRVVWRSSAFHLTLAIFTYALLRFGVTAPYGRHSWSLGFQLTLPSRVSWMLQESPTIFQVLYHAFLEYPRLMGHSPSQPSLWPASSSASGPTGAGMPSSHSSADTCHSYWGCVRVACTQQHLGLLLFVIHYVHRSWLYPLSIPATARDVPLVVTGMATLYCLFNGRLQVLASAGAAATACAADTAARSSACTPAYTASMNLVRCWRERHALQSLSSPSSASTSVGAAAVRVGWWLLLGLYALGVLGGSALFFLGQRINMQADYYLVRLRRGDKGSISHGGIKPVGRRAVNVHGDALASSSSSEASRAAQHRSSVDGYRIPVGGWFDSVSCANFFGELVEWTGYVIVVAATSAASNGSCLSVTTALEEELLRPLSSSSWWSLMNPIMWLRLVARVFFSGSESRPAALAAFSFLVYVFSNLAPRAVAHHAWYARTFGDLYTRLGRQALIPGVY; this is translated from the coding sequence ATGTCCGCTGATGCGCGTATCGCTAtcatcgccgtcgtgcaCCTTGCGCTGACGTGGGTACTGCTGCGCTACATCGCAGATTCCGCCATGCCCTTCTACGTGTACCGCGAAGACAGCAGctctgccggtgccgcccaCGGTGCCTCTGTTcacacggcggcgacgcatgAATGGGACCTGTGGCCGCCCTTCCTCGTGCCGAGCCAGGAGGCGTACGTTGCACAGCTCGcccgacagcagcgcgcgaCGTCGGCTGCCGATGCTGTCGCCCTCAACAGTCGTGTGGTGTGGCGCAGTAGCGCGTTCCACCTCACGCTCGCCATCTTCACCTACGCATTGCTGAGGTTTGGCGTCACGGCCCCGTACGGCCGCCACTCCTGGTCCCTCGGCTTCCAGCTTACCCTCCCCTCGCGCGTCAGCTGGATGCTGCAGGAGAGTCCCACCATCTTCCAGGTGCTCTACCACGCCTTTCTAGAGTACCCGCGCCTCATGGGGCACAGCCCTTCACAGCCATCGCTGTGGCCAgcgtcctcctctgcctccggCCCGACTGGTGCTGGGATGCCCAGCAGCCATTCTTCGGCGGACACATGTCATTCCTACTGGGGCTGTGTGCGGGTCGCctgcacgcagcagcaccttgGACTCCTGCTCTTTGTTATCCACTACGTCCACCGCAGCTGGCTCTATCCGCTGTCGATCCCCGCCACCGCACGTGATGTGCCGCTCGTCGTTACGGGGATGGCGACCCTGTACTGTCTCTTCAACGGTCGCCTACAGGTGCTGGCGagcgcaggtgcggctgccacggcgtGTGCAGCCGACACGGCAGCGCGGTCTTCGGCATGCACTCCCGCGTACACGGCGTCGATGAACCTTGTGCGGTGTTGGCGCGAgcgccacgcgctgcagTCTCTcagctccccctcctccgcctccacctccgtcggagctgccgctgttcGCGTTGGCTGGTGGCTTCTTTTGGGCCTCTACGCTCTTGGCGTCTTGGGCGGCTCAGCGCTGTTCTTCCTCGGACAACGGATTAACATGCAGGCAGACTACTACCTggtgcgtctgcgccgcgGTGACAAGGGCAGCATCAGCCACGGTGGCATCAAGCCGGTCGGACGGAGGGCGGTGAATGTGCACGGGGATGCgctggcgtcgtcgtcgtcgtctgaGGCGTCTCGTGCTGCTCAGCACCGCAGTAGCGTTGACGGCTATCGCATCCCCGTCGGCGGTTGGTTCGACTCCGTCAGCTGCGCGAACTTCTTTGGCGAGCTTGTCGAGTGGACGGGCtacgtcatcgtcgtcgcggcGACGTCTGCTGCTAGCAACGGCAGCTGCCTCTCCGTGACGACTGCCCTCGAGGAGGAATTACTGCGACCgctctcgtcgtcgtcttggTGGTCACTGATGAACCCGATCATGTGGCTGCGCCtcgttgcgcgcgtgttcTTCAGCGGGTCGGAGTCACGCCCGGCAGCTCTGGCGGCGTTTAGCTTCCTGGTGTACGTCTTCAGCAACTTGGCCCCGCGTGCGGTGGCGCATCATGCGTGGTACGCCAGGACGTTCGGTGACCTTTACACGAGGCTCGGCCGCCAGGCGCTCATACCCGGTGTGTACTAG